The following coding sequences lie in one Deltaproteobacteria bacterium genomic window:
- a CDS encoding response regulator, translating to MANGRILIVEDDEDLACMLEYNLSRKGYLTISALNGPSACRLIEEERPDLILLDIMLPGMDGWQICRIVRNHEREDISEIPIIMLTALGSVKEKLKGIEMGADDYIPKPFSVKEVLLKVDRLIAREMKKRHLGAEVEKLKVRESQQTDFQDMLFHELRNQLVIIGGYSERIAGNHLMTPEKYRHCAGVIKECSHSLNSITEEMLLLARLETGDYLLPEQDISLAETVRQVISILSRQADEKGVLIHFELAGNLPTLRLNPTAVKVVVSNLLENAIKYSPEGSGVAVRVEFKKGVEASVQVEDRGPGIPASEREKIFDKFYRGKNVRAGTKGTGLGLYISKTLIESMGGAIFLENNPEVGTCFTVVFYPPSSPLLP from the coding sequence ATGGCAAACGGAAGGATACTGATTGTGGAGGATGACGAGGACCTGGCTTGTATGCTGGAATACAATCTCAGCAGGAAGGGATACCTCACAATAAGCGCATTGAACGGTCCGTCGGCCTGCCGCTTGATCGAAGAGGAAAGGCCCGATCTGATCCTTTTAGACATTATGCTTCCCGGGATGGACGGGTGGCAAATTTGCAGGATCGTTCGCAATCATGAACGGGAAGACATATCCGAGATCCCGATCATTATGCTCACCGCCCTCGGTTCGGTCAAAGAAAAACTGAAGGGAATCGAGATGGGGGCCGATGACTATATTCCAAAGCCCTTCTCGGTCAAAGAGGTGTTGCTCAAGGTCGATCGGCTGATTGCAAGAGAAATGAAGAAAAGGCATCTGGGCGCCGAGGTCGAAAAACTCAAGGTAAGGGAATCGCAGCAAACCGATTTTCAAGACATGCTGTTTCATGAGTTGAGAAACCAGTTGGTCATCATCGGCGGGTATTCCGAGAGAATTGCCGGAAACCATCTCATGACCCCTGAAAAATACCGACACTGTGCAGGGGTCATCAAAGAGTGTTCCCATTCCCTGAATTCAATAACAGAAGAAATGCTTTTGCTCGCCAGGCTTGAGACCGGCGATTATCTTCTCCCTGAGCAAGATATTTCTCTTGCGGAAACCGTCCGTCAAGTCATTTCAATCCTCTCAAGACAGGCCGATGAAAAGGGAGTGCTCATCCATTTTGAGCTGGCAGGAAACCTTCCAACGCTGAGGTTGAACCCGACTGCTGTGAAGGTCGTGGTTTCCAATCTCCTGGAAAATGCTATCAAATACAGCCCCGAAGGATCTGGCGTCGCCGTACGTGTGGAATTCAAAAAAGGAGTGGAGGCGAGCGTGCAGGTGGAAGACAGGGGCCCGGGCATACCAGCGAGCGAAAGGGAGAAAATATTCGATAAATTTTACCGTGGAAAAAATGTAAGAGCCGGGACCAAGGGGACCGGCCTGGGCCTCTATATCTCAAAAACGCTCATCGAATCGATGGGGGGCGCCATATTTCTGGAAAACAACCCTGAAGTTGGCACCTGTTTCACTGTCGTCTTCTATCCGCCATCATCCCCTTTGCTGCCGTAA